The stretch of DNA AATAGCACCAGCAGATTATCGCCTCGAATAGCATTTCCCACTTCGTCGAACTCTTCCACATCTCCCGCCATCAGCATGCCAAAACATCTCACAGAGTCGTGGTTCCAGTAGTCTCCCGAGATTTCGTGGCCTTCGCTCGAGAGCCAGTAAACATCCTTCACATTCTCGCCACGAATCCCTTGCCCCGAGAAGAATCGCCGGCGTCTGAGTGCGGGTTGGGATTTTCGGATCTTGATGAGTTTGCGAACAAACTCGAACCAGTCTTTCTCCTTCTCCAGCAAACTCCAATCAACCCACGAAAGCGAATTGTCGTGGCAGTAAGCATTGTTATTTCCTCTCTGAGTCTGACCGATTTCGTCGCCGGAGTAGATCATGGGAACGCCTTGCGATAACAACAGCGTCCCCATCAAATTTCTCATTTGCCGCATGCGAACGCGATTGATGGCAGGATCGGTTGTCTCGCCTTCCGCACCATAGCCAGAGCTGTGATTATCGTTTGCGCCGTCACGGTTATCTTCGCCATTGGCCTCATTATGTTTGTGTTCATACGAAACAAGATCGTGCAGCGTGAAGCCATCGTGACAGGTAATAAAATTCACACTGGCATATGGCCTGCGACCACTGTGAGCATATAGATCGCTGGACCCGGTGAGCCGGGTGGCTGTCTCACCAATCGTACCACCATCGCCACGCCAGAAACGTCTCATGCAGTCCCGGTACTTGCCGTTCCACTCGGTCCAGCCTGTCGGGAAATTGCCGACCTGATATCCTCCCGGGCCAACATCCCACGGCTCGGCAATCAATTTCACCCGGGAAAGCACGGGATCCTGATGAATGATATCAAAGAAGGCCCCCAGCTTATCGACGTCATAGAGTTCACGGGCTAAAGCACTCGCCAGGTCAAAGCGAAAACCATCGACATGCATTTCTGTCACCCAGTATCGCAGACTGTCCATGACGAGTTGCAGCACGCGGGGATGTCGCATATTTAAAGTATTGCCACAACCGGAGAAATCCATATAGTAGCGGCCGTTATCTCCCATTAATCGATAGTAAGCGGTATTATCAATCCCTCGTAAAGAGAGTGTCGGCCCCAGCTGATTGCCCTCAGCCGTATGGTTGTAGACGACGTCGAGAATCACTTCGATCCCGGAGGCATGGAGCGTCCGCACCATCGACTTGAATTCATGGGCAGCAAACAGCGGGTGCCTGACAGAACTGAATCGAACACTGGGTGCGAAATAAGCAAGTGTATTATATCCCCAGTAGTTACTCTTGCCCCGCAAATGCAATCCATGCTCATCGACATGGTGATGGATCGGCATTAGTTCAACAGCAGTGACTCCCAGCTTCTTTAAGTGATCAATCGCGGCAGCAGAAGCCAGCCCTGCATACGTTCCCCGCAACTTATCTGGAACTCCCGGCATCAGTTGAGTAAAACCCTTAACGTGCAGTTCGTAGATAATCGTATTATGCCAAGGCGTACGAGGCGAACGGTCATCACCCCAGGTATAAGCCTCTTCCACCACCAGAGCTAAAGGGGCATAAGGTGCGCTGTCGCGAGAATCAAAGCTGAGATCTTCATTTCTACTGCCGACTTCATAACCAAAGACGGAGTCATGCCAGTAAAGATCACGTCCAATCGCCTTCGCATAAGGATCAAGTAGTAGTTTATTCGAATTAAACCGCATGCCATGTGCAGGGTCGTAGGGGCCGTATACACGGTAGCCATAAAGCTGACCCGGGCGAAGCTCCGGGAAGTAGCCATGCCAGACCTGATCTGTCTGTTCAGGAAGTTCAATACGAATAGATTCACTCAGAGAATCTCCCGAATCGAACAGGCAGAGTTCCACCTTGGTGGCATTCTCAGAGAAGAGCGCAAAGTTAACTCCCGCACCATCCCAGGTAGCTCCCAGAGGATAAGGTCGACCTGCCCAGACTCGCATCGTTCGTGGCCTTACAAAATGATCTTGAGAACAGGGAAATGAGCACAAACTTATACAGAAAAATGTTTGTCAAAAGTCAGCGGATCTCTCAGCGTCGCCAGGATTTTGAAAAGCGAGTTCATCCTCATGGAATTCTCTCTTCCCGGTACAGATAACCTAGTCGTCCATTAGGTGCAGAATCTCCTGCAATGAACGGGTGATCGCCAGGAATTGAAGATTCTGCTTTTTGATCAAGTGAGCTGTGGTCCGGCGGGGAGTACCACTTCCAGCGGAACTGCACCAAACCTGCTGAATTTCGGTGGATTTGTTCAGTATGAAGTTGAATAGCGGCAAAATCTCTGGACACGATCATCTTTGTCGCTTCCGACGACTTCTCGATCGTTGAATGCTCAGCATGTGGGGTGGCATTTTCCACCTGGTGAAAAGCGGTTTGCCCGGAATTTCGGTTCCCTGTATCAATGCGTGCCATCGTCTCAAATCCGCACGGCCCGGTTTCAAACTTGCCATCCAGATCCAGCCAGAGTTCCAGGACAAAAGACTTTTCATCCTGTTGCCTGAAATGTGACTGAATCCAATAGTTCGTTCCATCAAACCCGACAG from Planctopirus ephydatiae encodes:
- the glgX gene encoding glycogen debranching protein GlgX, yielding MRVWAGRPYPLGATWDGAGVNFALFSENATKVELCLFDSGDSLSESIRIELPEQTDQVWHGYFPELRPGQLYGYRVYGPYDPAHGMRFNSNKLLLDPYAKAIGRDLYWHDSVFGYEVGSRNEDLSFDSRDSAPYAPLALVVEEAYTWGDDRSPRTPWHNTIIYELHVKGFTQLMPGVPDKLRGTYAGLASAAAIDHLKKLGVTAVELMPIHHHVDEHGLHLRGKSNYWGYNTLAYFAPSVRFSSVRHPLFAAHEFKSMVRTLHASGIEVILDVVYNHTAEGNQLGPTLSLRGIDNTAYYRLMGDNGRYYMDFSGCGNTLNMRHPRVLQLVMDSLRYWVTEMHVDGFRFDLASALARELYDVDKLGAFFDIIHQDPVLSRVKLIAEPWDVGPGGYQVGNFPTGWTEWNGKYRDCMRRFWRGDGGTIGETATRLTGSSDLYAHSGRRPYASVNFITCHDGFTLHDLVSYEHKHNEANGEDNRDGANDNHSSGYGAEGETTDPAINRVRMRQMRNLMGTLLLSQGVPMIYSGDEIGQTQRGNNNAYCHDNSLSWVDWSLLEKEKDWFEFVRKLIKIRKSQPALRRRRFFSGQGIRGENVKDVYWLSSEGHEISGDYWNHDSVRCFGMLMAGDVEEFDEVGNAIRGDNLLVLFNAGTTPVSFQYPVAGPAGPSMDLMIDTARPHAVHVAFDAVHPYPLEDRSLALFRWKPATPEIS